Proteins encoded in a region of the Sphingopyxis sp. OAS728 genome:
- a CDS encoding RsmB/NOP family class I SAM-dependent RNA methyltransferase yields the protein MADRRPRRRSAGEADPPGTATRRAALRLLDAVLRRGDPLDVAMHAATQGLTGADRAFAVAIVSETLRWMVDLDALIDGATAQILPDDVKSRAVMRIALAQLLVLKSPGHAVVSTALPLVDGGPRRLVHAILSRAQQDEWQLPDKATLPLPTAERWAEQWNLATVEAAEAAWSAPPPIDLSFAAEPGAGEWPDAVSLAPRHRRLPRGQAVEAMPGFSEGGWWVQDLAASLPARLLDAGEGRTVLDLCAAPGGKTMQLAAAGWNVVAVDSSAKRLERLRANIERTGLSADIVQGDIRSWAPDGQADAVLLDAPCSATGIFRRHPDVLHRIEPRQIAEMAELQTELLARAARWIKPGGTLVYATCSLEQAEGEDQISAFLERHDGWIIDPARAEELPAAIAPDENGFVRTLPDMLAADGGLDGFFVTRLRAPAG from the coding sequence ATGGCTGATCGCCGTCCGCGCCGCCGATCGGCAGGCGAAGCCGATCCGCCCGGCACGGCCACGCGCCGCGCGGCGCTGCGGCTGCTCGACGCTGTCTTGCGGCGTGGCGATCCTTTGGATGTCGCAATGCATGCCGCCACCCAAGGCTTAACCGGCGCCGACCGTGCGTTTGCAGTGGCAATCGTATCCGAAACGCTGCGCTGGATGGTCGACCTCGATGCGCTGATCGACGGTGCAACGGCGCAAATTCTTCCCGACGATGTGAAATCGCGAGCGGTGATGCGGATCGCGCTGGCGCAGTTGCTGGTGCTCAAAAGCCCTGGCCATGCGGTTGTTTCGACCGCCTTGCCGCTCGTCGATGGTGGGCCGCGACGGCTGGTCCACGCCATCCTGTCGCGCGCGCAGCAGGACGAGTGGCAATTGCCCGATAAGGCCACGCTACCCCTCCCCACCGCCGAACGCTGGGCAGAGCAATGGAATTTGGCGACGGTCGAAGCCGCCGAGGCGGCCTGGAGCGCCCCGCCGCCGATCGATCTCAGCTTCGCCGCCGAACCGGGCGCCGGGGAATGGCCCGACGCTGTTTCGCTCGCGCCGCGTCATCGCCGCTTGCCGCGCGGCCAAGCGGTCGAAGCGATGCCGGGGTTTAGCGAAGGCGGCTGGTGGGTTCAGGATCTGGCGGCGAGCCTGCCTGCGCGCCTGCTCGACGCTGGCGAAGGCCGCACCGTGCTCGACCTATGCGCCGCCCCCGGTGGCAAGACGATGCAGCTCGCCGCGGCGGGATGGAATGTCGTCGCGGTCGATTCCAGCGCAAAACGTCTGGAGCGGCTGCGTGCCAATATCGAACGCACCGGCCTTTCGGCCGATATCGTCCAGGGCGACATCCGCTCGTGGGCACCCGACGGTCAGGCCGACGCGGTCCTGCTGGACGCCCCCTGTTCCGCCACCGGCATCTTCCGCCGCCACCCCGACGTGCTCCACCGCATCGAGCCACGCCAGATTGCCGAAATGGCCGAACTGCAGACCGAGCTGCTGGCGCGCGCGGCGCGCTGGATCAAGCCGGGCGGGACGCTGGTCTACGCGACCTGCTCACTTGAGCAGGCCGAGGGCGAGGATCAGATATCGGCCTTCCTCGAGCGACACGACGGCTGGATCATAGATCCCGCGCGGGCGGAAGAATTGCCGGCTGCTATCGCTCCGGACGAAAATGGGTTTGTTCGCACCCTGCCCGATATGCTCGCTGCCGATGGCGGTCTCGATGGCTTTTTCGTCACGCGATTGCGTGCGCCCGCGGGCTGA
- a CDS encoding glycosyltransferase codes for MSASRLSVIMPVYNSRSVVGAAIDSILSQTFGDFVFYVVDDGSSDGSGDLIAEKAARDSRIYLIRQDNRGIVASLNRMLALVDTPFVARMDADDISMPDRFARQLERMDADPGLGALGTQFEEIDEAGRKISSGDAMPVGTALVHAELEQRQPIANPTAMFRTQALRDAGLYRAAFRYCEDYDLFLRLSEIAQIDNLPDVLLLYRRSPGQMSVLNHGVQTRQAAYARLAHRERRAGRPDPFAGADMLPSLSELDQVLGRLGVAAIVESEILRAHRYAVGSMSDVEFAGYCAAIARGIKGSDKRAVARCLAEGKPGRALRLTKALVMGRLAKRYFEG; via the coding sequence ATGTCCGCATCGCGGCTAAGTGTCATCATGCCGGTCTACAATTCCCGGTCGGTCGTTGGCGCCGCGATAGACTCGATATTGTCGCAAACATTCGGCGACTTCGTTTTTTACGTCGTCGATGACGGATCCAGCGACGGGTCGGGCGACCTCATTGCCGAAAAAGCCGCGCGAGATTCGCGAATATATCTGATCCGGCAGGACAATCGCGGCATTGTCGCCAGCCTCAACCGGATGCTTGCGCTGGTAGATACACCCTTCGTCGCGCGAATGGACGCCGACGACATTTCCATGCCGGACCGTTTCGCCCGTCAGCTCGAACGCATGGATGCCGATCCGGGGCTGGGTGCGCTCGGCACGCAGTTCGAGGAGATCGACGAAGCCGGGCGAAAGATATCGAGTGGCGATGCGATGCCGGTTGGAACTGCGCTTGTGCATGCCGAGCTCGAACAACGGCAGCCGATCGCCAACCCGACCGCGATGTTCCGTACCCAGGCGCTGCGCGATGCCGGGCTATATCGCGCGGCTTTTCGCTATTGCGAGGACTATGATCTCTTCCTGCGCTTGTCCGAAATCGCCCAAATCGACAATCTGCCCGATGTCCTGCTGCTCTATCGTCGATCGCCGGGGCAGATGAGCGTGCTCAATCACGGCGTGCAGACCCGCCAAGCGGCCTATGCGCGGCTCGCGCATCGCGAGCGGCGGGCGGGGCGGCCCGACCCCTTTGCAGGCGCCGACATGCTGCCGTCGCTTTCCGAGCTCGACCAAGTGCTGGGACGGCTTGGCGTCGCCGCGATCGTGGAGTCCGAAATATTGCGTGCGCACCGCTATGCGGTCGGCAGCATGAGCGACGTGGAGTTCGCCGGCTATTGCGCGGCGATCGCACGCGGCATCAAGGGCAGCGATAAACGGGCCGTGGCGCGATGCCTCGCTGAAGGAAAGCCCGGGCGCGCGTTGCGTCTCACAAAGGCTCTGGTGATGGGCAGGCTCGCGAAGCGATACTTTGAGGGCTAG
- a CDS encoding DUF885 domain-containing protein gives MKSKFARFGGAAMAATLLVLTACNASDNKSATAPSAKNWTEFRDNFLKGYFPLNPNFAVYQGKHEFDGQLPDWSPEGLEKQATYLEKAIADAKAFDGEMSAAERFERDYLVHVAQGQLFFLRDTDFAQKNPAFYTGALDPNVYIARPYADATTRMKAFIAYAEKVPAAAAQIKANLKLPLPATFVKYGTAGFGGFADYYKGDAKAAFASVKDEALQKQFDEATAKAGAAMTDLAKYVGSQPGTPDGYALGAEKFSKMILTNEGVDTPLDELERIGQADLKRNQDALKAACATYAAGMTIADCMKKMNSDKPADGPVAEARRQLPTLRAFLIEKDIVTIPGTEQAQVEESPPYNRQNSAYIDIPGPYEKGLPSVYYISPPDPSWDKQTQADFVPGRKDLLFTSVHEVWPGHFLNFLHSNRAESIFGKLFVGYAFAEGWAHYTEEMMWDAGLGEGDPETHIGQLSNALLRDCRYLSAIGLHTKGMTVADSEKLFKEQCYQDEGNSRQQAARGTYDPAYLNYTMGKLMIRKLRDDWTKGDKTKWKAFHDEFLSYGGPPIPMVRAAMMKEETPNAVF, from the coding sequence ATGAAGAGTAAGTTTGCCCGTTTCGGCGGCGCGGCGATGGCCGCAACACTGCTGGTCCTCACCGCGTGCAACGCGTCGGACAACAAGTCGGCGACCGCGCCGAGCGCGAAGAACTGGACCGAATTCCGCGACAATTTCCTGAAGGGCTATTTCCCGCTCAACCCCAATTTCGCGGTCTATCAGGGCAAGCATGAATTCGACGGGCAACTCCCCGACTGGTCGCCCGAGGGGCTGGAAAAACAGGCCACATATCTGGAAAAAGCGATCGCCGACGCCAAGGCGTTTGACGGCGAGATGAGCGCCGCCGAAAGGTTCGAGCGCGATTATCTGGTGCATGTCGCGCAGGGGCAGCTCTTCTTCCTCCGCGATACCGACTTTGCGCAGAAGAACCCGGCCTTCTACACCGGCGCGCTCGACCCCAATGTCTATATCGCGCGTCCCTATGCCGATGCGACGACGCGGATGAAGGCGTTCATCGCTTATGCCGAAAAAGTCCCTGCCGCTGCCGCGCAGATCAAGGCGAATCTGAAGCTGCCGCTCCCCGCGACCTTCGTCAAATATGGCACCGCGGGCTTCGGCGGCTTCGCCGATTATTATAAGGGCGACGCCAAGGCCGCCTTCGCTTCGGTCAAGGACGAGGCGCTGCAAAAGCAGTTCGACGAAGCAACCGCAAAAGCCGGTGCGGCGATGACCGACCTTGCCAAATATGTCGGATCGCAGCCGGGCACGCCCGACGGCTATGCGCTTGGCGCCGAGAAATTCTCGAAGATGATCCTGACCAACGAGGGTGTCGACACCCCGCTCGACGAGCTGGAGCGGATCGGGCAGGCTGACCTCAAGCGCAATCAGGACGCATTGAAGGCGGCCTGCGCGACCTATGCCGCGGGCATGACGATCGCCGACTGCATGAAGAAGATGAATTCGGACAAGCCCGCCGACGGCCCGGTCGCCGAAGCGCGACGCCAGCTCCCCACACTGCGCGCTTTCCTGATCGAGAAGGATATCGTCACGATCCCCGGCACCGAACAGGCGCAGGTCGAGGAATCGCCGCCGTACAACCGGCAGAACAGCGCCTATATCGACATTCCGGGGCCGTATGAGAAAGGCCTGCCGTCGGTCTATTACATCTCGCCGCCCGACCCGAGCTGGGACAAGCAGACGCAGGCCGATTTCGTACCGGGTCGTAAGGATCTGCTCTTCACCTCGGTCCACGAGGTGTGGCCGGGCCACTTCCTCAATTTCCTCCATTCGAACCGCGCGGAAAGCATCTTCGGCAAGCTGTTCGTCGGCTATGCCTTCGCCGAGGGCTGGGCGCATTATACCGAGGAGATGATGTGGGATGCCGGGCTGGGCGAGGGCGATCCCGAAACGCATATCGGTCAGCTGTCGAACGCGCTGCTGCGCGACTGCCGCTACCTGTCGGCGATCGGGCTGCACACCAAGGGCATGACCGTCGCGGACAGCGAAAAGCTGTTCAAGGAGCAATGCTATCAGGATGAGGGCAACTCGCGGCAACAGGCGGCGCGGGGCACCTATGACCCGGCCTATCTCAATTACACGATGGGCAAGCTGATGATCCGCAAGCTGCGCGACGATTGGACCAAGGGCGACAAGACGAAGTGGAAGGCGTTCCACGACGAGTTCCTGTCCTATGGCGGCCCGCCGATCCCGATGGTGCGCGCCGCGATGATGAAGGAGGAGACGCCGAACGCGGTCTTCTGA
- a CDS encoding MFS transporter → MATIPPPEGEEPVMPEATPKAPSPLSYPDFRYFWVARFTAVMATIAMVVVIGYQLYDTARTDYGMSIKEASFQLGLLGLFQFVPLAILTPVAGWAADRFERRSVAIFSNLIDLLIAATLGWFTWTDGLTLPLLFGLAALHGVARVFSGPAMSAIAPNIVPPAVLPRAIAMSSIAWQSASVIGPAAGGLIYAAHPGAVYVFSAILLAVSAFTLSRVRPVLPPPAEVRRHPLREMVDGLRFVWVERFLLGTITLDLFAVLLAGATAMFPVFARDILHAGPEGAGLMRAAVAFGSVAVAVGLAIRPIERNVGVKMLWAVAAFGVGTVAFGLSTNLILSLAILVIMGAADMFSVFVRGTLIQLNTPDHMRGRVSAASGLAISASNELGEMRAGAMAAALGPVGAVVIGGAAAVGVTALWAWIFPELRRARTFEPQFRQASE, encoded by the coding sequence ATGGCGACGATCCCCCCACCCGAAGGCGAAGAACCGGTGATGCCGGAGGCGACGCCCAAAGCCCCCTCCCCGCTCAGCTACCCCGATTTCCGTTATTTCTGGGTCGCGCGCTTTACCGCGGTGATGGCGACGATCGCGATGGTCGTGGTGATCGGCTACCAGCTCTATGACACCGCCCGCACCGACTATGGCATGTCGATCAAGGAAGCGTCGTTCCAGCTCGGATTGCTCGGCCTCTTCCAGTTCGTTCCGCTGGCAATCCTGACCCCCGTCGCCGGCTGGGCGGCCGACCGGTTCGAACGGCGCAGCGTCGCGATCTTCTCGAACCTCATCGATCTCCTCATCGCGGCGACGCTCGGCTGGTTCACCTGGACCGATGGGCTCACCCTGCCTTTGCTCTTCGGTCTCGCGGCGCTGCACGGCGTGGCACGCGTCTTCTCCGGCCCCGCGATGAGCGCGATTGCGCCCAACATCGTCCCGCCCGCCGTCCTTCCGCGCGCGATCGCGATGAGCAGCATCGCCTGGCAGTCGGCGTCGGTGATCGGCCCCGCTGCGGGCGGCCTCATCTATGCAGCGCATCCGGGCGCCGTATATGTCTTCTCCGCGATACTGCTCGCCGTCTCGGCCTTCACCCTCAGCCGCGTGCGCCCCGTATTGCCGCCCCCCGCCGAAGTGCGCCGCCACCCGCTGCGCGAAATGGTCGACGGGTTGCGGTTCGTCTGGGTCGAACGCTTCCTGCTCGGGACGATCACGCTCGACCTTTTTGCCGTGCTTCTGGCCGGGGCGACCGCAATGTTCCCGGTGTTCGCGCGCGACATCTTGCACGCCGGGCCCGAAGGCGCCGGTTTGATGCGCGCCGCCGTGGCCTTCGGGTCGGTTGCTGTTGCGGTGGGCCTCGCCATCCGTCCAATCGAGCGCAATGTCGGCGTGAAGATGCTCTGGGCCGTGGCCGCGTTCGGCGTCGGGACGGTGGCGTTCGGCCTTTCGACCAATCTGATCCTGTCGCTCGCCATCCTCGTAATCATGGGCGCCGCCGACATGTTCTCGGTCTTCGTTCGCGGGACGCTGATCCAGCTCAACACGCCCGATCATATGCGCGGGCGTGTCAGCGCGGCTTCGGGGCTCGCCATATCCGCCTCGAACGAGCTCGGCGAGATGCGCGCCGGCGCGATGGCCGCCGCGCTCGGTCCGGTCGGCGCCGTCGTCATCGGCGGGGCGGCGGCGGTCGGCGTCACGGCGCTCTGGGCGTGGATATTCCCCGAGCTACGCCGCGCGCGCACATTCGAGCCGCAGTTCAGACAGGCCAGCGAATAG
- a CDS encoding RBBP9/YdeN family alpha/beta hydrolase, whose translation MHYSNIRHKILTIPGLYNSGPTHWQSLWERSFTNCERIELGGWDEPVKDEWVDRIAAAIDAEHDPVLIAAHSLGCHAFAHWFAIASSVARDRIAGALLVAPPDLSQLRRDTRVESFTDSPALSSQVPMIVVASDDDPYAKTSHVWRLSRLWDARFVNAGPFGHINADSGVADWPYGQYLLASLQPATTPALADEALWLRAGDWPNRVRRDPRFEFKERAHRS comes from the coding sequence ATGCACTATTCGAATATCCGCCACAAAATCCTGACCATTCCCGGGCTCTACAACAGCGGCCCGACCCATTGGCAAAGCCTGTGGGAGCGAAGCTTCACCAACTGCGAACGAATCGAGCTCGGCGGCTGGGACGAGCCGGTGAAGGACGAATGGGTCGACCGGATCGCCGCCGCGATCGATGCAGAACATGACCCCGTCCTCATCGCCGCGCATAGCCTCGGCTGCCATGCCTTCGCCCACTGGTTCGCGATCGCGAGCAGTGTCGCGCGCGACCGCATTGCCGGCGCGCTGCTGGTGGCCCCGCCCGACCTCAGCCAGCTCCGCCGCGACACGCGAGTCGAAAGCTTCACCGACTCGCCCGCATTGTCGTCGCAGGTCCCGATGATCGTCGTCGCCAGCGATGACGACCCCTATGCCAAAACCTCCCATGTCTGGCGCCTGTCGCGGCTTTGGGACGCACGCTTCGTCAATGCCGGTCCCTTCGGCCACATCAACGCAGACTCGGGCGTCGCCGACTGGCCTTATGGACAGTATCTGCTGGCGTCGTTACAACCCGCGACCACGCCGGCGCTGGCGGATGAGGCACTCTGGCTGCGCGCCGGAGACTGGCCAAATCGCGTCCGCCGCGACCCGCGATTCGAGTTCAAAGAGAGAGCGCACCGATCATGA
- the cysK gene encoding cysteine synthase A — MKANSILETIGNTPHIRVAKLFPDAEVWVKSERSNPGGSIKDRIGLAMIEAAEKDGSLKAGGTIVEPTSGNTGIGLAMAAAVKGYKLVLVMPESMSVERRRLMLAYGATFDLTPREKGMKGAIERAIELVETTPGAWMPQQFENEANIDVHVRTTGPEILADFKDSPIDVLITGVGTGGHITGVAQFLKGHWPNLKVYAVEPEASPVISGGQPAPHPIQGIGAGFIPRNLHTDLLDGVIKVDAAAAKDFARRSATEEGMLVGISSGATLAAIAQKLGELPAGSRVLGFNYDTGERYLSVPDFLPEI, encoded by the coding sequence ATGAAAGCCAATTCGATCCTCGAGACCATCGGCAACACGCCGCACATCCGTGTCGCGAAGCTGTTCCCCGACGCCGAAGTCTGGGTGAAGTCGGAACGCAGCAATCCCGGTGGGTCGATCAAGGATCGCATCGGCCTCGCGATGATCGAGGCGGCCGAAAAGGACGGCAGCCTGAAAGCCGGCGGCACCATCGTCGAGCCGACGTCGGGGAACACCGGCATCGGCCTCGCGATGGCGGCCGCGGTCAAAGGTTACAAGCTCGTCCTCGTCATGCCCGAAAGCATGTCGGTCGAACGCCGCCGCCTGATGCTCGCTTACGGCGCGACCTTCGACCTCACCCCGCGCGAAAAGGGCATGAAGGGCGCGATCGAACGCGCGATCGAGCTGGTCGAAACGACCCCCGGCGCGTGGATGCCGCAGCAGTTCGAGAACGAAGCCAATATCGACGTCCATGTCCGTACGACGGGCCCCGAAATCCTCGCCGATTTCAAGGACAGCCCGATCGACGTGCTGATCACCGGCGTCGGCACCGGCGGCCACATCACCGGCGTTGCCCAATTCCTGAAAGGCCATTGGCCGAACCTGAAAGTCTATGCGGTCGAGCCCGAAGCCTCGCCGGTCATCTCGGGCGGCCAGCCCGCGCCGCACCCGATCCAGGGCATCGGCGCCGGCTTCATCCCGCGCAACCTGCACACCGACCTGCTCGACGGCGTGATCAAGGTCGATGCCGCCGCCGCCAAGGATTTCGCACGCCGCTCCGCCACCGAGGAAGGCATGCTCGTCGGCATCTCGTCGGGTGCAACGCTCGCCGCGATCGCGCAGAAGCTCGGCGAACTTCCCGCGGGGAGCCGCGTGCTCGGCTTCAACTACGACACCGGCGAACGTTATCTGTCGGTTCCCGATTTCCTCCCGGAGATCTGA
- a CDS encoding cell wall hydrolase: MPPNGNQTALPDGRDWTGWLFVLIAVAAVVVVLYASHSTGSRGPRHAHARPVAPPADVVPEVAPMELAPVTEDDARAQNAEVALITKGFVAARPFVYAGGGDAKARARDCLAAAMLYEAGDDAKGQQAVGQVVINRARHPAFPKSICGVVFQGSERTTGCQFTFTCDGALNRRYSDAAWQRARNNADMMLSGGTYPPVGLATHYHTDWVRPYWSDSLEKIAIVDTHLFFRWPGYWGTPGAFRGAVSGSDGPVAKLAAISPLHAIALGLPTDLATGVDANAAVGEARVVAGAGESAGRDTIYTQLDRKAAPESFVTTALRLCGDKPYCKFMGWTNPTLKPNSDAMSDTQRAAMTFSYLRDDKAGFEKALWNCSEYKRDDARQCMKR; the protein is encoded by the coding sequence GTGCCCCCCAATGGCAATCAAACGGCGCTGCCCGACGGGCGCGACTGGACGGGCTGGCTGTTCGTCCTGATCGCCGTCGCGGCGGTCGTCGTGGTGCTCTACGCGAGCCATTCGACGGGCAGCCGAGGACCGCGTCACGCTCATGCGCGCCCGGTCGCACCGCCCGCCGACGTCGTGCCCGAGGTCGCGCCGATGGAACTCGCGCCCGTCACCGAAGATGACGCACGCGCGCAGAACGCCGAAGTCGCGCTGATCACCAAGGGCTTCGTTGCAGCGCGGCCGTTCGTTTATGCCGGCGGCGGCGACGCGAAAGCTCGCGCCCGCGACTGCCTTGCCGCCGCGATGCTTTACGAGGCGGGCGACGACGCCAAGGGGCAGCAGGCGGTCGGCCAGGTCGTGATCAATCGCGCCCGGCATCCGGCCTTCCCCAAATCGATTTGCGGCGTCGTCTTCCAGGGGTCGGAACGCACGACCGGGTGCCAGTTCACCTTCACCTGCGACGGCGCGCTCAATCGCCGCTATTCGGACGCCGCATGGCAGCGCGCCCGCAACAATGCCGACATGATGCTGTCGGGCGGAACCTATCCGCCCGTCGGCCTCGCCACCCATTATCACACCGACTGGGTGCGCCCCTATTGGAGCGACAGCCTCGAAAAGATCGCGATCGTCGATACGCACCTGTTTTTCCGCTGGCCGGGCTATTGGGGCACGCCGGGCGCGTTCCGCGGCGCGGTGTCGGGCAGCGACGGGCCAGTGGCCAAGCTCGCGGCGATATCGCCGCTGCACGCGATCGCGCTGGGACTGCCGACCGATCTGGCCACGGGCGTCGACGCCAATGCCGCGGTCGGCGAAGCACGCGTCGTCGCCGGCGCGGGCGAGAGCGCGGGCCGCGATACCATCTACACCCAGCTCGACCGCAAGGCGGCGCCCGAAAGCTTCGTCACCACGGCGCTGCGCCTCTGCGGCGACAAGCCCTATTGCAAGTTCATGGGCTGGACCAACCCGACCCTCAAACCCAACAGCGACGCGATGAGCGATACGCAGCGCGCGGCGATGACCTTCTCCTACCTTCGCGACGACAAGGCGGGGTTCGAAAAGGCGCTGTGGAATTGCAGCGAGTACAAGCGCGACGATGCGCGCCAGTGCATGAAGCGTTGA
- a CDS encoding DUF3617 family protein: MGVVVTGASALVSAVAAMQPNSLDIVGEMGLKPGRWRTTIQIIDATIVPTPGRPIPAGAAERLKQAIGSSMDTEDCIGSIRPPGSDLVLPGIKIEAACVLGEVEADQRILRIKGTCGSMADGFKADMNVQAAHSATAMTANVESLAFSEGVGFSTRIVVTTNSKYMGQCPAS; this comes from the coding sequence ATGGGCGTCGTCGTGACAGGCGCGTCCGCATTGGTATCGGCGGTTGCGGCGATGCAGCCCAATTCTTTGGACATCGTCGGAGAAATGGGATTGAAGCCGGGCCGCTGGCGCACGACGATCCAGATCATCGATGCGACCATTGTGCCAACGCCGGGTCGCCCGATCCCCGCGGGGGCCGCAGAACGGCTGAAGCAGGCGATCGGTTCTTCGATGGACACCGAAGATTGCATCGGCTCGATACGGCCACCGGGCAGCGATTTGGTGTTGCCCGGGATCAAGATTGAAGCCGCCTGTGTTCTGGGCGAGGTCGAGGCAGATCAGCGTATCCTGCGGATCAAGGGCACTTGCGGTTCAATGGCCGATGGGTTCAAGGCCGACATGAATGTGCAGGCGGCACATTCCGCAACGGCTATGACGGCGAATGTTGAAAGCCTAGCCTTCTCGGAAGGTGTCGGGTTCAGCACGCGAATAGTCGTAACGACGAACAGCAAATATATGGGGCAATGCCCGGCCAGCTGA
- a CDS encoding zinc-binding dehydrogenase — MTHLPETNLTMLTLVKPEGQLEVSLERRPMPTPKPHEVLVKVLAAPINPSDLGLLFGGADMSTARASTRDGLPLITADVPPAGMRAMSGRIGDALAIGNEGCGTVVAAGDTPEAQALLGKTVALLGGEMYAEYRCLPVQMVMPLPDGTDPADGASCFVNPLTSLAFAETMRMENHSAIVHTAAASNLGQMLVKICAKDGIPLVNIVRSDAQVEILKGIGAKHIVNSSADDFMERLVDAIVETGATLGFDATGGGKLAGQILTAMEAAAVKRMTTYSRYGSDTFKQVYIYGALDLSPTTFSARSFGLTWALGGFLLTPFMAKAGMETVGRMRKRVVDELTTTFKSHYSHEISLTDALNVDTAQAYNAKRTGEKYLIRP, encoded by the coding sequence ATGACCCACCTGCCTGAAACCAACCTCACCATGCTGACGCTCGTGAAGCCTGAAGGGCAGCTGGAGGTTTCGCTCGAGCGCCGCCCGATGCCGACGCCGAAGCCGCACGAAGTGCTGGTGAAAGTGCTCGCCGCGCCGATCAACCCGTCGGACCTCGGCCTGTTGTTCGGCGGCGCCGACATGTCGACTGCGCGCGCCTCGACCAGGGACGGTCTGCCGCTGATCACGGCCGATGTCCCGCCCGCGGGTATGCGCGCGATGAGCGGGCGCATCGGTGATGCGCTCGCGATCGGTAACGAAGGTTGCGGCACCGTCGTAGCGGCGGGAGACACGCCGGAAGCGCAGGCGCTGCTCGGCAAGACCGTCGCGCTGCTCGGCGGCGAGATGTACGCCGAATATCGCTGCCTTCCGGTGCAGATGGTGATGCCGCTGCCCGACGGCACCGATCCCGCCGATGGCGCTTCCTGCTTCGTCAATCCGCTCACCTCGCTGGCGTTCGCCGAGACGATGCGGATGGAAAACCACAGTGCAATCGTCCACACGGCTGCGGCGTCGAACCTCGGTCAGATGCTCGTCAAGATATGTGCGAAAGACGGTATCCCGCTCGTCAACATCGTGCGCAGCGACGCGCAGGTCGAAATCCTGAAAGGCATCGGCGCCAAACATATCGTCAACAGCAGCGCCGATGATTTCATGGAGCGGCTGGTGGACGCGATCGTCGAGACGGGCGCGACGCTGGGCTTCGACGCGACGGGCGGCGGCAAACTCGCGGGCCAGATCCTGACCGCTATGGAGGCGGCCGCGGTCAAGCGCATGACGACCTACAGCCGCTACGGTTCGGACACGTTCAAACAGGTCTATATCTATGGCGCGCTCGACCTGTCGCCGACCACCTTCTCGGCGCGCAGCTTCGGCCTGACCTGGGCGCTCGGCGGCTTCCTGCTCACGCCGTTCATGGCAAAGGCGGGGATGGAGACCGTGGGCCGGATGCGCAAGCGCGTCGTCGACGAACTCACGACGACCTTCAAGAGCCACTACAGTCACGAAATCTCGCTGACCGATGCCTTGAACGTCGATACGGCGCAGGCCTATAATGCGAAGCGCACGGGTGAGAAATATCTCATTCGTCCGTAG
- a CDS encoding MBL fold metallo-hydrolase, translated as MTLDTISRTEARADELVPSRYAVQVGDIDVLVISDGVLPIPAHVLAHNVETNVLDAWLDEQFLPHEIAEWPLNVLVVRSGDQTILVDAGLGMDPNLKLEKAGRLVQRLEASGIPLDSITDVIVTHMHMDHIGGLIIDGTHERMRPDLRVHVAAAEVEFWKDPDFSQTAMPEGFPNALRGAAKRFMEQYGKQIQTFEKEAQVAPGVTAILTGGHTPGHCMVRVASDGERLTFVGDAIFQVGFDQPGWYNGFEHDPEESARVRVKLLREFAETREAFVATHLPFPSIYHVAVAGDAFRAVPAVWDY; from the coding sequence ATGACTCTCGACACCATTTCGCGGACCGAAGCCCGCGCCGATGAACTGGTTCCGTCGCGCTACGCGGTACAGGTCGGCGACATCGACGTGCTGGTGATCAGCGACGGCGTGCTGCCAATCCCGGCGCATGTCCTCGCGCATAATGTCGAGACGAACGTCCTCGACGCCTGGCTGGACGAGCAGTTCCTCCCGCACGAAATCGCCGAATGGCCGCTGAACGTCCTTGTCGTGCGCAGCGGCGATCAGACCATCCTCGTCGACGCGGGGCTCGGCATGGACCCGAACCTCAAGCTGGAAAAGGCCGGGCGGCTGGTTCAGCGGCTAGAGGCGTCGGGAATCCCGCTCGATTCGATCACCGATGTCATCGTGACCCACATGCATATGGACCATATCGGCGGGCTGATCATCGACGGCACGCACGAACGGATGCGCCCGGACCTGCGCGTTCATGTCGCGGCGGCCGAAGTCGAATTCTGGAAGGATCCCGACTTTTCGCAGACCGCAATGCCCGAGGGCTTCCCCAACGCGCTTCGGGGCGCGGCCAAACGCTTCATGGAGCAATATGGGAAGCAGATCCAAACGTTCGAGAAGGAAGCCCAGGTGGCGCCCGGCGTCACGGCGATACTTACCGGTGGCCACACGCCCGGCCATTGCATGGTCCGCGTCGCGTCCGACGGTGAGCGGCTGACCTTCGTGGGCGACGCGATCTTCCAGGTCGGCTTCGACCAGCCAGGCTGGTACAATGGCTTCGAGCATGATCCCGAGGAGTCGGCGCGTGTCCGCGTCAAGCTGCTCCGCGAGTTCGCCGAAACCCGCGAGGCCTTTGTGGCGACGCACCTGCCCTTCCCGTCCATCTATCATGTGGCGGTTGCGGGCGACGCCTTCCGCGCCGTCCCGGCGGTCTGGGATTACTGA